Proteins from a genomic interval of uncultured Fibrobacter sp.:
- a CDS encoding LysR family transcriptional regulator — protein MFVETYILRLLAGFLEYGTLSAVADKLYTSQPAVSRAFKKLEDEIGAPLFERKKNRIELNEKGRTVAEYAKRIMDLQSEMMEKVSPQGASTRTFSIASVAILPAMRMVQELQEKYPGAQVTYEIIDNEAGVLKALNEGTADIGITLKAPRAKKYRAEKYMQERLSIALPKKHPLAKRKSIRLRELKGETIIQRSNVGFWEQVKRKKIPDVTFIKHDSTKGISKLIEQSSLLTFVSDHQFDYEIPKDRKIVPLADREMNVEFFKVKLMK, from the coding sequence ATGTTTGTCGAGACTTACATCTTGCGATTGCTGGCCGGGTTCCTGGAATACGGGACGCTTTCTGCCGTTGCGGACAAGCTCTACACTTCGCAGCCGGCGGTGAGCCGCGCGTTCAAGAAGCTGGAAGACGAAATCGGCGCTCCGCTCTTCGAGCGCAAAAAGAACCGCATCGAGCTGAACGAGAAGGGACGCACGGTCGCCGAATACGCGAAGCGCATCATGGACTTGCAAAGCGAGATGATGGAAAAGGTGAGCCCGCAGGGAGCGAGCACGCGCACGTTCTCTATCGCGTCGGTGGCCATTCTCCCCGCCATGCGGATGGTGCAGGAACTGCAGGAGAAATACCCCGGTGCGCAAGTCACTTACGAGATTATCGACAACGAGGCGGGCGTGCTGAAGGCGCTGAACGAGGGCACGGCGGATATCGGCATCACGCTCAAGGCCCCACGCGCAAAGAAATACCGCGCCGAAAAATACATGCAGGAGCGGCTCTCGATTGCGCTCCCCAAAAAGCACCCGCTGGCCAAGCGCAAGTCCATCCGGCTCCGTGAACTCAAGGGCGAGACCATCATCCAGCGCAGCAACGTGGGCTTCTGGGAGCAGGTCAAGCGCAAGAAGATTCCCGATGTCACCTTCATCAAGCACGACAGCACGAAGGGCATTTCAAAGCTCATCGAGCAGTCTTCGCTGTTGACGTTCGTTTCGGACCACCAGTTCGATTACGAAATCCCCAAGGACCGCAAGATTGTGCCGC